The Nitrosospira lacus genome window below encodes:
- a CDS encoding DUF3299 domain-containing protein, which produces MTTAYPHLTPSRYFILFLIGWLVFATQTAVAADQDYKVGDKLSAPGAAKNKPAVPSAPTTAGYKEKTWDDLMPKNWDPMAPLKGLKLDHLKDGDPRAIEALEKIRVAWNDAPIEPALDGQRIRIPGFVIPLERAGNKVSEFLLVPYFGACIHTPPPPSNQIIHVRTSKPLANMRTMDTMWVSGVMHAGKVDTEMGQAGYQLKAEWVTPYP; this is translated from the coding sequence ATGACTACTGCTTACCCGCACCTGACCCCTTCCCGCTATTTCATTCTATTCTTGATCGGCTGGCTGGTTTTTGCGACGCAAACAGCGGTCGCAGCCGATCAGGATTATAAGGTTGGAGATAAATTATCAGCGCCGGGCGCAGCCAAAAATAAGCCCGCCGTGCCTTCGGCACCCACTACCGCCGGTTACAAGGAAAAAACCTGGGATGATCTGATGCCCAAGAACTGGGACCCGATGGCACCACTGAAAGGGCTGAAGCTGGACCACCTTAAAGACGGCGACCCGCGCGCCATCGAAGCGCTGGAAAAAATACGCGTAGCCTGGAATGACGCCCCGATCGAGCCCGCGCTGGATGGCCAGCGTATCCGTATTCCCGGCTTCGTAATACCTCTGGAGCGAGCAGGCAATAAAGTCAGCGAATTCCTCCTCGTCCCCTATTTCGGGGCATGCATCCATACGCCTCCGCCACCCTCCAACCAGATCATTCATGTGCGGACATCGAAACCCCTGGCCAATATGCGCACCATGGATACGATGTGGGTGAGCGGGGTGATGCATGCCGGCAAGGTCGACACGGAAATGGGCCAGGCGGGTTATCAGTTAAAAGCTGAATGGGTCACACCTTATCCGTAA
- a CDS encoding ABC transporter permease: MFSLALASAWNRRATLGLMAISIALSVMLLLGVEQLRTQARDSFSQSISGTDLVAGARTSPIQLMLYAVFRLGDATHNIRWASFEAMAAHPSVAWAVPISLGDSHRGFAVIGTTSAYFEHFRYGDRRLLAFAAGKPFTDIFDAVIGADVAAKLGYQVGDRIVLNHGAKGIGLTEHADKPFTVSGILKRTGLPVDRSVHVGLEAIEAIHLDWQGGAPMPGVSIPAEYVRKFDLAPKEITAALIGLKSRAGVFQMQRFINQYKGEPLLAVLPGVALDELWSIVSIVEQSLLAISVLVVAVGLSGLVAVVLAGLGERRRELAILRSVGAGPRVVFLLLAIEGLMVVMAGALLGVLGLTVLSLFAAPVLEAHLGISLAAGMLSAASWQLLLLVMITGFLVSLIPGYRAYRLSLTDGLTPRL, from the coding sequence TTGTTTTCCCTTGCACTTGCCAGCGCGTGGAACCGGCGTGCCACGCTGGGGTTGATGGCAATCAGCATCGCGCTTTCGGTCATGCTGTTGTTGGGCGTCGAGCAATTGCGCACCCAGGCGCGCGACAGCTTTTCGCAGTCCATATCCGGCACCGATCTGGTGGCGGGTGCGCGCACCAGCCCCATTCAGCTCATGCTTTATGCCGTGTTCCGCTTGGGGGATGCCACCCATAATATCCGCTGGGCAAGCTTTGAGGCAATGGCGGCGCACCCGTCGGTGGCATGGGCAGTGCCGATTTCGCTGGGCGATTCACATCGGGGTTTTGCGGTAATAGGGACCACTTCCGCCTATTTCGAACATTTTCGTTATGGCGATCGCCGACTGTTGGCATTTGCGGCGGGTAAACCTTTTACGGATATTTTTGACGCGGTAATCGGGGCGGATGTTGCCGCGAAGCTTGGTTACCAGGTGGGCGACAGGATTGTGCTCAATCATGGTGCCAAAGGCATCGGATTGACTGAGCATGCCGATAAGCCTTTCACCGTAAGTGGCATTCTCAAGCGGACCGGCCTGCCGGTGGATCGCAGCGTTCATGTTGGTCTTGAGGCTATCGAAGCCATTCATCTCGACTGGCAGGGAGGCGCTCCGATGCCCGGAGTATCCATTCCGGCGGAATATGTGCGTAAATTCGATCTGGCTCCAAAGGAAATTACGGCGGCACTCATTGGGCTGAAAAGCCGTGCGGGTGTTTTCCAGATGCAGCGGTTCATTAATCAGTACAAGGGGGAACCTTTGCTGGCTGTGCTCCCCGGCGTGGCGCTGGATGAGCTGTGGTCCATAGTCAGCATTGTTGAGCAGTCGCTGCTGGCCATTTCCGTACTGGTGGTCGCGGTAGGCCTGAGCGGTTTGGTGGCAGTTGTGCTGGCCGGCTTGGGCGAACGCAGGCGCGAACTGGCGATTCTGCGCTCGGTCGGCGCCGGTCCGCGTGTGGTTTTCCTGCTGCTGGCTATCGAGGGGCTGATGGTGGTCATGGCCGGTGCGTTGCTGGGCGTGCTGGGATTGACAGTGCTCAGCCTGTTTGCAGCCCCCGTTCTGGAGGCGCATCTGGGTATTTCGCTGGCGGCGGGTATGCTATCGGCCGCGTCGTGGCAGCTACTGTTACTCGTCATGATAACGGGATTTCTGGTCAGCCTCATACCCGGTTATCGCGCCTACCGGTTATCCTTGACTGATGGTTTAACGCCAAGATTGTGA